A stretch of the Helicoverpa armigera isolate CAAS_96S chromosome 5, ASM3070526v1, whole genome shotgun sequence genome encodes the following:
- the Rim gene encoding regulating synaptic membrane exocytosis protein 2 isoform X4, with protein MADMPDLSHLTPEERAIIEGVMMRQRQEEQREHEIMRRKQDEVTVLEQTIRTRNEMHRAAGVELAATCHICLKTKFADGVGHSCHYCRVRCCARCGGKVTLRSNKVIWVCILCRKKQELLSKTGQWIHKSAGQDSMLWRMENDLRGLPPQPDGSFDKRPKLERAHSAAEKENLPLQRSGSALRRQYSQQEQRCYGELEGLARTHPHLVHPRQKAAYGVVETGVTPSTQLLPLTPASHPLLPPRSSSSDDEVPECVSDENDEYRDRGQLEACAPVRHPHLRSANVAANNYYNLINHSPADYEAEARGPFDVARTGPSGGRSFDSVTDCRWRARDDGEGAYLRPYAPEEGPRPDRAVYKSAYLWEDSSDNRRFTERRKKTVRFDGHEGAATFPRGGRDASGAPHDWAALRWEPERQTSQDSATKDSGIDTSSTFTSSEDSNRGDCPKFPLSWQVSADGTRMIGHMVLRKSVVEGSSHSSAAILGLKVVGGKLLPDGTRVAVVEKVKKGSIADLEGQLRIGDEVLQWNGVPLQGRSADEVAAVVADSKHDLHVELVVSRPLTATRTPAVPWRTHKEVYTEVMGGCEKPSVLVTSPGSPDVHSRRRPARYGNHHNANVAGRIQLKIYFDVTATQLCVTVVSASGLTPRPDGSPRCPYAKIFLLPDKSEKSKRRTKTLANTLEPRWNQNFIYCGIRITDIKRRTLEVTVWDLNRYGPNDFLGEVLLDLDTIVMNHEPTWYTLKPHEEMGSFSRYREDEADGEHLSPPSTSTSRLSDSDTPSECDLRRHHSLSSLASSSSPPPPHDRMDMEGARSNRRDMSPAGRVRAAGMNRERSGGYSVARSQSAAGVARPARARSKSPRRSLSPPADRDGWRYTVNEDRGDGSRLPTHAYAPRFQSRSATATPTTSPKKRQLPQIPHHQGGQRAVRAQVSADLEERKWIAPHHIGATLTYRSTPQGWERHYAGLSDSELAARSGGGAGAGGWAPRRRLSPDNAAQDSDLESVASVTSSAFSTQSERPRPTRMLSNDYGGRENGRGNGSNQQQQPLERRESRRGQFTRSLSNADVPPDEKADGSLSDTALGGAGELEPASDDVLLKAEPRDYFGPGMGKKSNSTSQLSATGRKRRLGFGKRGKNSFTVQRSEEVVPGEMRGGMGGVSRASSASSENDEDRWSPGMRGSGSDGGGLSDFIDGLGPGQLVGRQLLGAPTQGDVQLSMCYQKGFLEVEVIRARGLVSQPGRRALPAPYIKVYLVSGKRCIAKAKTSTARRTLDPLYQQTLTFRENFKGCVLQVTVWGDYGRIEGKKVFMGVAQIMLDDLNLSNIVIGWYKLFGTTSL; from the exons ATGGCCGACATGCCGGACCTCTCGCACCTCACGCCCGAGGAGCGCGCCATCATCGAAGGCGTCATGATGCGACAGCGCCAGGAGGAGCAGCGCGAGCACGAGATCATGAG ACGTAAGCAAGATGAAGTCACAGTGCTGGAGCAGACGATCCGGACTCGCAATGAGATGCACCGCGCCGCCGGCGTAGAGCTCGCAGCCACCTGCCACATCTGCCTCAAGACTAAGTTCGCGGACGGCGTCGGCCACTCGTGCCATTACTGCCGAGTGAGGTGCTGCGCTCGGTGCGGGGGCAAAGTCACTCTCCGTTCTAACAAg GTTATTTGGGTATGTATACTGTGCCGTAAGAAACAAGAGTTATTATCAAAAACTGGACAATGGATCCACAAAAGTGCTGGCCAGGATTCAATGTTATGGCGTATGGAAAATGATCTAAGAGGTCTACCACCACAGCCAGACGGGTCATTTGATAAAAGACCAAAACTAGAACGGGCACACAGCGCCGCAGAGAAAGAAAATCTGCCACTTCAGAGATCTGGCAGTGCTCTCCGTCGCCAGTACAGTCAACAAGAGCAAAGGTGTTATGGTGAACTTGAAGGATTGGCTAGAACTCATCCGCATCTAGTACACCCGAGACAAAAGGCTGCATACGGGGTGGTCGAGACGGGGGTAACTCCCTCCACCCAGTTGTTGCCGCTCACGCCAGCGTCACACCCCCTCCTCCCGCCTCGGTCTTCCTCTTCGGATGACGAAGTTCCCGAGTGTGTTTCCGACGAAAACGACGAGTATCGTGATCGCG GACAACTAGAGGCATGTGCTCCAGTTCGGCACCCGCATCTGCGTAGCGCCAACGTGGCCGCCAACAATTATTACAATTTGATTAATCATTCGCCGGCCGATTACGAGGCAGAGGCGCGCGGTCCATTCGACGTGGCCAGGACCGGACCGTCAGGTGGACGCAGTTTCGATTCTGTGACCGACTGCCGGTGGCGGGCCCGCGACGATGGCGAAGGTGCGTATCTACGCCCGTACGCACCAGAAGAGGGCCCGCGCCCAGATCGAGCTGTGTATAAGAGTGCCTATTTGTGGGAGGACTCCTCAGACAATAGACGGTTCACTGAGAGGAGAAAAAAGACCGTTCGCTTTGACGGGCACGAAGGCGCCGCGACGTTCCCGCGCGGCGGCCGCGACGCGTCTGGCGCGCCACACGACTGGGCCGCGCTACGCTGGGAGCCCGAGCGCCAGACCAGCCAGGACTCCGCCACCAAAGACTCGGGCATCGATACCTCTAGCACCTTCACCTCCAGTGAAGATTCGAACAGAGGCGATTGCCCTAAG TTCCCGCTGAGCTGGCAGGTGTCCGCGGACGGCACTCGCATGATCGGTCACATGGTGCTCCGGAAGAGCGTCGTGGAAGGGAGCTCACACTCTTCAGCGGCTATCCTCGGTCTGAAGGTGGTGGGAGGGAAACTGCTCCCGGACGGCACGAGGGTCGCAGTGGTGGAAAAGGTCAAAAAAGGTTCCATTGCTGACTTAGAAGGACAACTTAGAATAG GTGACGAGGTCCTGCAATGGAACGGGGTGCCTCTTCAAGGGCGGAGCGCGGACGAGGTGGCGGCGGTTGTAGCTGACAGTAAGCACGACTTGCACGTGGAGTTAGTGGTGTCGCGACCCCTGACTGCCACGCGCACGCCCGCTGTGCCGTGGAGAACACACAAAG AAGTATACACGGAAGTGATGGGGGGTTGCGAGAAGCCCAGCGTTTTGGTGACGTCACCGGGCTCCCCTGACGTGCACTCTCGGCGCCGGCCCGCGAGATATGGTAACCACCACAACGCTAACGTTGCCGGACGCATTCAG CTGAAAATATACTTCGACGTGACCGCAACGCAGCTGTGTGTCACAGTCGTATCAGCGAGCGGACTCACACCTCGGCCCGACGGTTCCCCTAGATGCCCGTACGCAAAAATATTCCTACTGCCCGACAAAAGCGAGAAGAGCAAGCGAAGAACGAAAACCTTAGCCAACACATTAGAACCACGATGGaatcaaaactttatttattgcgGAATTCGCATTACAGACATAAAGAGAAGAACTTTGGAG GTTACCGTGTGGGATTTAAATCGTTACGGCCCAAACGATTTTCTCGGCGAAGTCCTTCTGGATTTAGACACCATTGTAATGAACCATGAACCTACATGGTATACGTTGAAGCCACACGAGGAGATGGGAAGCTTTAGC AGATACCGCGAAGACGAGGCAGACGGCGAGCACCTGTCTCCGCCGTCGACGTCGACGTCGCGGCTGTCGGATTCCGACACGCCGAGCGAGTGCGACCTGCGGCGCCACCACTCGCTGTCCAGCCTCGCGTCCAGCTCCAGTCCGCCGCCGCCGCATGAT CGCATGGACATGGAGGGAGCGAGATCTAACCGACGCGACATGTCGCCGGCGGGCCGCGTGCGCGCTGCCGGGATGAACAGAGAACGC AGCGGCGGGTACAGCGTGGCGCGCTCGCAGTCGGCGGCGGGCGTGGCGCGGCCGGCGCGGGCTCGCAGCAAGTCGCCGCGCCGCTCGCTGTCGCCGCCCGCCGACCGCGACGGCTGGCGCTACACAG TGAACGAGGACCGGGGAGACGGGTCGCGGTTACCGACGCACGCGTACGCGCCGCGCTTCCAGTCGCGCTCAGCCACGGCCACGCCCACCACCAGTCCCAAGAAACGTCAACTACCACAAATACCTCATCACCAG GGTGGGCAGAGAGCTGTGCGAGCGCAAGTGTCGGCCGACTTGGAGGAACGTAAGTGGATCGCCCCGCATCACATTGGCGCCACACTCACCTACCGCAGCACGCCACAAG GGTGGGAAAGACATTACGCAGGACTGTCGGACTCCGAGCTGGCAGCGCGGAGCGGCggaggcgcgggcgcaggcggcTGGGCCCCGCGGCGGCGCCTGTCGCCCGACAACGCCGCGCAGGACTCCGACCTCGAGTCCGTCGCGTCCGTCACCTCCAGCGCCTTCAGCACGCAGTCCGAACGACCTCGCCCTACCAGAATGCTCAG TAATGACTATGGTGGACGGGAGAACGGACGCGGCAATGGTAGCAATCAACAGCAACAGCCACTAGAAAGACGAGAATCACGTCGGGGTCAATTTACTCGGAGTCTGAGTAACGCAGATGTACCACCGGACGAAAAAGCGG ATGGCAGCCTCAGCGATACTGCTCTCGGCGGGGCGGGTGAATTGGAACCTGCTAGTGACGACGTGTTACTCAAAGCGGAACCTCGCGACTACTTCGGCCCTGGTATGGGCAAAAAAAGCAATTCCACTTCGCAACTATCAGCGACAG GACGAAAACGGAGGTTAGGTTTTGGTAAACGTGGGAAAAATTCGTTTACGGTGCAACGGAGCGAGGAAGTGGTCCCTGGCGAAATGCGAGGAGGCATGGGTGGTGTATCGCGGGCCTCCTCAGCCTCCAGCGAGAACGACGAAGACAG ATGGTCTCCTGGTATGAGAGGCTCTGGTTCGGACGGAGGCGGCTTGTCAGACTTTATCGACGGCTTAGGCCCAGGACAGCTGGTCGGCAGACAGTTACTCGGTGCGCCCACGCAGGGTGACGTGCAACTGTCTATGTGTTACCAGAAAGGATTTCTCGAG gTGGAGGTAATCCGTGCTCGTGGTCTGGTATCTCAGCCAGGCCGACGGGCCCTACCTGCGCCGTACATTAAAGTGTACCTTGTGAGCGGTAAGCGCTGCATCGCCAAGGCAAAGACGAGCACGGCGCGCCGCACACTCGACCCACTTTATCAACAAACGCTTACCTTTAGAGAAAACTTTAAAGGATGCGTATTACAG GTGACCGTGTGGGGCGACTATGGACGCATAGAGGGTAAAAAGGTGTTTATGGGCGTGGCTCAAATCATGCTCGATGACCTTAACCTCTCTAACATCGTCATAGGATGGTACAAACTCTTCGGAACTACTTCATTG taa
- the Rim gene encoding regulating synaptic membrane exocytosis protein 2 isoform X3, whose protein sequence is MADMPDLSHLTPEERAIIEGVMMRQRQEEQREHEIMRRKQDEVTVLEQTIRTRNEMHRAAGVELAATCHICLKTKFADGVGHSCHYCRVRCCARCGGKVTLRSNKVIWVCILCRKKQELLSKTGQWIHKSAGQDSMLWRMENDLRGLPPQPDGSFDKRPKLERAHSAAEKENLPLQRSGSALRRQYSQQEQRCYGELEGLARTHPHLVHPRQKAAYGVVETGVTPSTQLLPLTPASHPLLPPRSSSSDDEVPECVSDENDEYRDRGQLEACAPVRHPHLRSANVAANNYYNLINHSPADYEAEARGPFDVARTGPSGGRSFDSVTDCRWRARDDGEGAYLRPYAPEEGPRPDRAVYKSAYLWEDSSDNRRFTERRKKTVRFDGHEGAATFPRGGRDASGAPHDWAALRWEPERQTSQDSATKDSGIDTSSTFTSSEDSNRGDCPKFPLSWQVSADGTRMIGHMVLRKSVVEGSSHSSAAILGLKVVGGKLLPDGTRVAVVEKVKKGSIADLEGQLRIGDEVLQWNGVPLQGRSADEVAAVVADSKHDLHVELVVSRPLTATRTPAVPWRTHKEVYTEVMGGCEKPSVLVTSPGSPDVHSRRRPARYGNHHNANVAGRIQLKIYFDVTATQLCVTVVSASGLTPRPDGSPRCPYAKIFLLPDKSEKSKRRTKTLANTLEPRWNQNFIYCGIRITDIKRRTLEVTVWDLNRYGPNDFLGEVLLDLDTIVMNHEPTWYTLKPHEEMGSFSRYREDEADGEHLSPPSTSTSRLSDSDTPSECDLRRHHSLSSLASSSSPPPPHDRMDMEGARSNRRDMSPAGRVRAAGMNRERSGGYSVARSQSAAGVARPARARSKSPRRSLSPPADRDGWRYTVNEDRGDGSRLPTHAYAPRFQSRSATATPTTSPKKRQLPQIPHHQGGQRAVRAQVSADLEERKWIAPHHIGATLTYRSTPQGWERHYAGLSDSELAARSGGGAGAGGWAPRRRLSPDNAAQDSDLESVASVTSSAFSTQSERPRPTRMLSNDYGGRENGRGNGSNQQQQPLERRESRRGQFTRSLSNADVPPDEKAGVTFNKDGSLSDTALGGAGELEPASDDVLLKAEPRDYFGPGMGKKSNSTSQLSATARVSRVEGGSGARRKRSSTATTAFKRSHEVCATSLVSISSSEGSSWSPGMRGSGSDGGGLSDFIDGLGPGQLVGRQLLGAPTQGDVQLSMCYQKGFLEVEVIRARGLVSQPGRRALPAPYIKVYLVSGKRCIAKAKTSTARRTLDPLYQQTLTFRENFKGCVLQVTVWGDYGRIEGKKVFMGVAQIMLDDLNLSNIVIGWYKLFGTTSL, encoded by the exons ATGGCCGACATGCCGGACCTCTCGCACCTCACGCCCGAGGAGCGCGCCATCATCGAAGGCGTCATGATGCGACAGCGCCAGGAGGAGCAGCGCGAGCACGAGATCATGAG ACGTAAGCAAGATGAAGTCACAGTGCTGGAGCAGACGATCCGGACTCGCAATGAGATGCACCGCGCCGCCGGCGTAGAGCTCGCAGCCACCTGCCACATCTGCCTCAAGACTAAGTTCGCGGACGGCGTCGGCCACTCGTGCCATTACTGCCGAGTGAGGTGCTGCGCTCGGTGCGGGGGCAAAGTCACTCTCCGTTCTAACAAg GTTATTTGGGTATGTATACTGTGCCGTAAGAAACAAGAGTTATTATCAAAAACTGGACAATGGATCCACAAAAGTGCTGGCCAGGATTCAATGTTATGGCGTATGGAAAATGATCTAAGAGGTCTACCACCACAGCCAGACGGGTCATTTGATAAAAGACCAAAACTAGAACGGGCACACAGCGCCGCAGAGAAAGAAAATCTGCCACTTCAGAGATCTGGCAGTGCTCTCCGTCGCCAGTACAGTCAACAAGAGCAAAGGTGTTATGGTGAACTTGAAGGATTGGCTAGAACTCATCCGCATCTAGTACACCCGAGACAAAAGGCTGCATACGGGGTGGTCGAGACGGGGGTAACTCCCTCCACCCAGTTGTTGCCGCTCACGCCAGCGTCACACCCCCTCCTCCCGCCTCGGTCTTCCTCTTCGGATGACGAAGTTCCCGAGTGTGTTTCCGACGAAAACGACGAGTATCGTGATCGCG GACAACTAGAGGCATGTGCTCCAGTTCGGCACCCGCATCTGCGTAGCGCCAACGTGGCCGCCAACAATTATTACAATTTGATTAATCATTCGCCGGCCGATTACGAGGCAGAGGCGCGCGGTCCATTCGACGTGGCCAGGACCGGACCGTCAGGTGGACGCAGTTTCGATTCTGTGACCGACTGCCGGTGGCGGGCCCGCGACGATGGCGAAGGTGCGTATCTACGCCCGTACGCACCAGAAGAGGGCCCGCGCCCAGATCGAGCTGTGTATAAGAGTGCCTATTTGTGGGAGGACTCCTCAGACAATAGACGGTTCACTGAGAGGAGAAAAAAGACCGTTCGCTTTGACGGGCACGAAGGCGCCGCGACGTTCCCGCGCGGCGGCCGCGACGCGTCTGGCGCGCCACACGACTGGGCCGCGCTACGCTGGGAGCCCGAGCGCCAGACCAGCCAGGACTCCGCCACCAAAGACTCGGGCATCGATACCTCTAGCACCTTCACCTCCAGTGAAGATTCGAACAGAGGCGATTGCCCTAAG TTCCCGCTGAGCTGGCAGGTGTCCGCGGACGGCACTCGCATGATCGGTCACATGGTGCTCCGGAAGAGCGTCGTGGAAGGGAGCTCACACTCTTCAGCGGCTATCCTCGGTCTGAAGGTGGTGGGAGGGAAACTGCTCCCGGACGGCACGAGGGTCGCAGTGGTGGAAAAGGTCAAAAAAGGTTCCATTGCTGACTTAGAAGGACAACTTAGAATAG GTGACGAGGTCCTGCAATGGAACGGGGTGCCTCTTCAAGGGCGGAGCGCGGACGAGGTGGCGGCGGTTGTAGCTGACAGTAAGCACGACTTGCACGTGGAGTTAGTGGTGTCGCGACCCCTGACTGCCACGCGCACGCCCGCTGTGCCGTGGAGAACACACAAAG AAGTATACACGGAAGTGATGGGGGGTTGCGAGAAGCCCAGCGTTTTGGTGACGTCACCGGGCTCCCCTGACGTGCACTCTCGGCGCCGGCCCGCGAGATATGGTAACCACCACAACGCTAACGTTGCCGGACGCATTCAG CTGAAAATATACTTCGACGTGACCGCAACGCAGCTGTGTGTCACAGTCGTATCAGCGAGCGGACTCACACCTCGGCCCGACGGTTCCCCTAGATGCCCGTACGCAAAAATATTCCTACTGCCCGACAAAAGCGAGAAGAGCAAGCGAAGAACGAAAACCTTAGCCAACACATTAGAACCACGATGGaatcaaaactttatttattgcgGAATTCGCATTACAGACATAAAGAGAAGAACTTTGGAG GTTACCGTGTGGGATTTAAATCGTTACGGCCCAAACGATTTTCTCGGCGAAGTCCTTCTGGATTTAGACACCATTGTAATGAACCATGAACCTACATGGTATACGTTGAAGCCACACGAGGAGATGGGAAGCTTTAGC AGATACCGCGAAGACGAGGCAGACGGCGAGCACCTGTCTCCGCCGTCGACGTCGACGTCGCGGCTGTCGGATTCCGACACGCCGAGCGAGTGCGACCTGCGGCGCCACCACTCGCTGTCCAGCCTCGCGTCCAGCTCCAGTCCGCCGCCGCCGCATGAT CGCATGGACATGGAGGGAGCGAGATCTAACCGACGCGACATGTCGCCGGCGGGCCGCGTGCGCGCTGCCGGGATGAACAGAGAACGC AGCGGCGGGTACAGCGTGGCGCGCTCGCAGTCGGCGGCGGGCGTGGCGCGGCCGGCGCGGGCTCGCAGCAAGTCGCCGCGCCGCTCGCTGTCGCCGCCCGCCGACCGCGACGGCTGGCGCTACACAG TGAACGAGGACCGGGGAGACGGGTCGCGGTTACCGACGCACGCGTACGCGCCGCGCTTCCAGTCGCGCTCAGCCACGGCCACGCCCACCACCAGTCCCAAGAAACGTCAACTACCACAAATACCTCATCACCAG GGTGGGCAGAGAGCTGTGCGAGCGCAAGTGTCGGCCGACTTGGAGGAACGTAAGTGGATCGCCCCGCATCACATTGGCGCCACACTCACCTACCGCAGCACGCCACAAG GGTGGGAAAGACATTACGCAGGACTGTCGGACTCCGAGCTGGCAGCGCGGAGCGGCggaggcgcgggcgcaggcggcTGGGCCCCGCGGCGGCGCCTGTCGCCCGACAACGCCGCGCAGGACTCCGACCTCGAGTCCGTCGCGTCCGTCACCTCCAGCGCCTTCAGCACGCAGTCCGAACGACCTCGCCCTACCAGAATGCTCAG TAATGACTATGGTGGACGGGAGAACGGACGCGGCAATGGTAGCAATCAACAGCAACAGCCACTAGAAAGACGAGAATCACGTCGGGGTCAATTTACTCGGAGTCTGAGTAACGCAGATGTACCACCGGACGAAAAAGCGG gtgTAACTTTTAACAAAGATGGCAGCCTCAGCGATACTGCTCTCGGCGGGGCGGGTGAATTGGAACCTGCTAGTGACGACGTGTTACTCAAAGCGGAACCTCGCGACTACTTCGGCCCTGGTATGGGCAAAAAAAGCAATTCCACTTCGCAACTATCAGCGACAG CGCGCGTGTCTCGTGTAGAGGGCGGCAGCGGCGCGCGGCGCAAGCGCTCCAGCACGGCCACCACCGCCTTCAAACGCTCGCACGAGGTGTGCGCTACCAGCCTCGTCTCCATATCTAGCTCGGAGGGATCCTC ATGGTCTCCTGGTATGAGAGGCTCTGGTTCGGACGGAGGCGGCTTGTCAGACTTTATCGACGGCTTAGGCCCAGGACAGCTGGTCGGCAGACAGTTACTCGGTGCGCCCACGCAGGGTGACGTGCAACTGTCTATGTGTTACCAGAAAGGATTTCTCGAG gTGGAGGTAATCCGTGCTCGTGGTCTGGTATCTCAGCCAGGCCGACGGGCCCTACCTGCGCCGTACATTAAAGTGTACCTTGTGAGCGGTAAGCGCTGCATCGCCAAGGCAAAGACGAGCACGGCGCGCCGCACACTCGACCCACTTTATCAACAAACGCTTACCTTTAGAGAAAACTTTAAAGGATGCGTATTACAG GTGACCGTGTGGGGCGACTATGGACGCATAGAGGGTAAAAAGGTGTTTATGGGCGTGGCTCAAATCATGCTCGATGACCTTAACCTCTCTAACATCGTCATAGGATGGTACAAACTCTTCGGAACTACTTCATTG taa